Within the Catalinimonas niigatensis genome, the region TACCGGCCACAGAATTTGCTCTAATCCTTCAAGGATAATATACTCACCCGGCTTTTTACCACTGTGGTTGGCTGCAAAGCTACCGTGATCAGCAGGGTGAAAGTCCTGTGTAGCTACTACCAATTCAAAATAGGGTTGAAGCTCATTGACTACTGGAATGATCTGGTCCCCTTCCTTTACTGCCAGAGCGCCATCCGGTAAAAAATCGTTTTGAATATCTACCAATAATAATGCATCCATAAAAATCTGTTTTTCATCAGGAAAATGAAGTAGTAGAATTAATCTCATATTCACAACTCATTTGTATTGAAGAAAAATCCATAAATGCGCCCTTTTAAATTTATGGATTATTTCTACAGATATTACAGGAGTTGGCTTATACCTACTGTTCAAGGGCATATCGGAGCCCATGTACTTACCTTGTCTGATTGAAAGGTACTTACTAAGAATAATATGCAAGCCAGCCGATATATTTTGATGCTTATCGTCTTCCTCATGACGATTTATACTGTGCGTGCCCAGACACCTGTCATTACGGGTATAGATAAGGTGCAGGCTACGGTAGACGAAATCATTACCATCAGTGGAAGTGGATTTGGCACTGATGCCAGCAATGTTCAGGTAACTTTTGGCGCAATCGCAGCAGAGGTCACGGGTATTTCCGAGTCTAATATCCAAGCAAAAGTACCACCCGGCGCTACCTACAGCAGCATCTCAGTGACACGCCTGGATACCAGGCTCACTGCCTACTCTCCCAAATCTTTTATGCTCAGCTTTGATGGTGAGGGTTTTGAGACCACAAAATTAGATGGACCTTATTCTTTTCCAACTTCTGATGCCAACTTATATAACCTTTGTATGTGCGACTTTAACCTGGATGGAAAAGTGGACATCGCTACATCGGATACCGGAAATGATAAAGTTACCATTCTTGAGAATTACAGTCCTGACATCAATGCAGTAAGTTTTATATCGAGGGAAATAGATATCAACGCCAATACCCGCTGGGTACGTTGTGGTGACCTGAATGGTGATGGAAAACCAGAACTTGTTTTTTCTGCCTCTAATTCCAACTCTAATAAAGAACGTATCTACATTTATAAAAACATCAGCACATCCGGAGGAGCCATTAGCTTTGAATTACCCAATACTCCCATGTTTTATACACTGGATGGTACTTTGGCGGCCAGAATGGATATCAAGGATATAGATGGAGACGGAAAGCCGGAGATTGTGGCAGTAGCGATCTCCAGCGAAGGGGGTGTTTCCATCTTAAGAAATACCAGCAGTGGAGGAAACATCAGTTTTAATCCTTCGCTCATATTACCTTTCCAGCAGTTTAATGTCAATACAGTAGAACTCAGTGGAATTGACATAAAGGATTTGGACGGAGATGGAAAATTGGAAATCATTGCATCTGAAGACGAACGGAGTGGTCTGCATATTTTTAAAAATTCCAGTACTCCTGGCAACATCAATTTTAGCAGCTATCTTCCTCTAAGTACCTCTGGGCAAACTACTAATATGCGTGCAGGAGATCTCAATGGAGATGGCTTACCCGAGATTGTTATCATCAATGGAGGTTATGTGGGAATCTTTAAAAATAATTCTACCACTGGTACTCTTGCTTTTGCAGAGGCCATACGTATTGACCAAATTCTTGCAGGCAGAGAAGGTTTAGAACTCGCCGATATGGATGGGAATGGTAAGCTTGATATTGTCTATGCCACTACCACCAACCGTATTGTAGTACTGCTTAACCAAAGTACAGAAATCAGCCTGGATTTTAATACCAAAAAAACGCTCGTTACCACTGAAAATTCCTTAAGTGTACGCGTAGGCGATTTGAACGGCGACGGTAAACCTGATCTGGCTTATACTGAGACTACTAGTGATGTGATTACTATACAACTCAACCGCAATTGTGTAAAACCTATCCTGAAGCCTCAAAATGGCCTAGGCGTATGTGATGTGTTGCCCTACCAACTAACCGTGACCAAAGCGATTGGCGTCACTTATCAATGGGAAAGCTCGGCAGACGGGAATAGTTTCGTACCTCTTGCCGCTGCCGCAGATTCTATTACCAGTTTTACCACCAGCAACGAAGCTTATTATAGAGTAAAAATGTCTTCATCGCACAATGGCTTTGTATGTAATGAGATTATCTCTAATGTGGTGCAGGTAAAAAGACCGGATGGCTTTGTACCGGATAAGCCTGAAATTATTGACCCGAACCCTATAGAACCTGTTTGCTTTGGTGATAAACTTATCCTTAGAGCACAGGATGTAAATGCCAAATTTTTCTGGACAGGCCCTAATGGTTTCACTTCTAATGAGCAGAATCCAGTGATTAATAATGCCAGTAAAGACCATGAGGGTTTGTATATTCTCTATGTGAAGGCCAGCGAGCAAAATGGAGGTTGTGTCAGTGATACTGCAAGTACTTATGTCAGAGTTAGCGAACCTGAAGCCATCAGCATTAGCACCAATGATCCGACAGTCATCTTTGAAGGCGGGCAGGCCACACTGAGCGTAGAAGCGGTGGCAGGCAGTACCTATAGCTGGAAGAAAAATGGACAGCTGATCAGTGGAGCTACTGGTACTACACTTCTTGTAACCGCGCCAGGTAGTTATACGGCTACTATAAAAAATGAAACGGGTTGTACCAAAGAAAGTGCGCCTATGGAAGTGGCCTATGCACAAATTTCTATACCGGAAAGCAACTGCCTTAATGAAAATGTAGCCGTTTCCGTAGCTCCTGCTTCCATCAACGGACAGCCTATTCGCTATCGCTGGGATTTTGGAGATAACAGCAATAGGAAAAACGAACCTTCCCAAAGCCACGAATTTCCGGCTGCCGGAGACTATACTATTACTCTTGAAATACTGGCAGCTGACAATAGTGTTAAAGGCACACATACCCAATCCATCACAATTATTGATATTCCGGAACTAAGCATTGAGACTTTGGGCAGCCGGAATTTATGTCCTGACGAGCAGGTGGAGTTGGTTGCCACTGAAGGCTTTGCTTCTTACGCTTGGGACAATGGGGAAAGTGGAACTACTATTATAGTTACAGAAGCTGGAACTTATATACTTACTGCCGTAACAGATGCAGGTTGTACAGAAACTGCAAGTATAGAAGTACTGCAATCTTACACTCCTGACGCAACAATCACTGCCTCTACCGATAGAATCTCCTTAGGAGATACACTTCAGTTGACCGCAACTATAGAAGATGGCTTTTCTTACTTATGGTCATCAGGTAATTCTTTAAGCGACAGTACCATTGCCAATC harbors:
- a CDS encoding FG-GAP-like repeat-containing protein, whose product is MTIYTVRAQTPVITGIDKVQATVDEIITISGSGFGTDASNVQVTFGAIAAEVTGISESNIQAKVPPGATYSSISVTRLDTRLTAYSPKSFMLSFDGEGFETTKLDGPYSFPTSDANLYNLCMCDFNLDGKVDIATSDTGNDKVTILENYSPDINAVSFISREIDINANTRWVRCGDLNGDGKPELVFSASNSNSNKERIYIYKNISTSGGAISFELPNTPMFYTLDGTLAARMDIKDIDGDGKPEIVAVAISSEGGVSILRNTSSGGNISFNPSLILPFQQFNVNTVELSGIDIKDLDGDGKLEIIASEDERSGLHIFKNSSTPGNINFSSYLPLSTSGQTTNMRAGDLNGDGLPEIVIINGGYVGIFKNNSTTGTLAFAEAIRIDQILAGREGLELADMDGNGKLDIVYATTTNRIVVLLNQSTEISLDFNTKKTLVTTENSLSVRVGDLNGDGKPDLAYTETTSDVITIQLNRNCVKPILKPQNGLGVCDVLPYQLTVTKAIGVTYQWESSADGNSFVPLAAAADSITSFTTSNEAYYRVKMSSSHNGFVCNEIISNVVQVKRPDGFVPDKPEIIDPNPIEPVCFGDKLILRAQDVNAKFFWTGPNGFTSNEQNPVINNASKDHEGLYILYVKASEQNGGCVSDTASTYVRVSEPEAISISTNDPTVIFEGGQATLSVEAVAGSTYSWKKNGQLISGATGTTLLVTAPGSYTATIKNETGCTKESAPMEVAYAQISIPESNCLNENVAVSVAPASINGQPIRYRWDFGDNSNRKNEPSQSHEFPAAGDYTITLEILAADNSVKGTHTQSITIIDIPELSIETLGSRNLCPDEQVELVATEGFASYAWDNGESGTTIIVTEAGTYILTAVTDAGCTETASIEVLQSYTPDATITASTDRISLGDTLQLTATIEDGFSYLWSSGNSLSDSTIANPIARPLLTTTYSCIVTNAEGCQTTLTYTLNVDRSLDVAPNKAFTPNSDGRHDTWYIERMELFPDCKLTIFDRLGAKLHEIENYSNDNGWDGTVKGRAVPDGVYFFFINCGDEAGSKTGSVTIIR